In Candidatus Binatia bacterium, the DNA window GAAGCGCAGCGGCGCCGCGCTGCCGCCCGCGGCCGTGATCGCCGCGACGCACTCGTCGGCCGCTTGCTGGTTGCTGTTGTAGTTGACGGCGACGTGCGCGCCCTGGCGGGCGAGCTCCTCGGCGATCGCTCGGCCGATGCCGCGCGAGGCGCCGGTGACGAGCGCGACCTGTCCTGCGAGGGGCCGTGCGTCGCTCATGCCCGCACCCTCTCGAGCGCGGCCCGCACGCCGGCGACGTCGTCCGTCGGCACGCAGGTGAACTGCGGCGCGATCCGCCGCAGGAGCCCGCACAGCACCTTGCCCGGCCCGGCCTCGATGCCGGTGTCGGTGCGTGCCGCGACGCCGCGCGCGCAGTCCTCCCAGCGGACCGCCGCGGTGATCTGCGCGCAGAGCTTCGCGCGCACGTCGCCGGCGCTCGCGTAGGGCTCGCCGTCGACGTTGGCGAGCACGGTGCCGCGCGGCGCCTTCACCGGGACGTCACGCAGCAGCTCCGCCATCCGCTCGCGCGCCGGCTCCATCAGCGGGCTGTGGAAGGGAGCGCTGACCTTGAGCCGCATCGCGCGTACGCGGCGCGCCGCGGCCGCCTTCTCGAGGCGCTCGACCGCGGTCGCGTGCCCGGACACCACGATCTGGCCCGCGCCGTTGATGTTCGCCGGGACCACCATTTCGCCCTCCGTGCTCGCGCCCGCGCACAGCTCGGACGCGACCTCGAGGTCCGCGCCGAGCAGCGCCGCCATCGCGCCGACGCCCGGCGGCACCGCCTCCTGCATGAAGCGTCCGCGGGCGCGCACCGCGCGGACCGCGTCCGCGAGCGCGATCGCCTCCATCGCGACCAGCGCCGACCACTCGCCGAGGCTGTGCCCGGCTGCGACCTCGGGCACGATGCCGCCCTCGCTCGCGAGCACGCGCGTGATCGCGATCGAGGTCACGAGCAGCGCGGGCTGCGCGTTCTCGGTGAGCGTGAGCTCGTCCTCGGGGCCCTCGAAGCAAAGCTTGCTCAGCGACTCGCCGAGCGCCGCGTCGGCCTCGTCGAACGTCTCGCGCGCGACGGCGAACTCGCGGCACAGGTCCTCGCCCATGCCGACGCGCTGCGAGCCTTGCCCCGGGAAGAGCAGCGCCGGTGCGCTCATTTGTCCCTCGTGTCCCTCGACGGTGCGTCGGCGGGCTCGTCCGCCGACGCTTCGGACGGGCGCGGATCCGCGCTCTCGGGTGTGGTCTCCGGCTCCGGCGACGACGACGCCGCGGTCTCTCGGCTCGCCGTGCTCGGCGTGCTCGCTGCGCTCGACGCACTCGACGCGCCGTCGCCCGCGCTCGGCGAGACGACCGGCGCGCTCGTGGCCACGGCGGCCGGCTGCGGCGGCTCCGGGCTCGCCGCGGGTTCGTTGCGCAGCGGCTCGGCGGTCGCGGGCGGCGCCGGCGGAGGTGGAGGAGGCGGCGCGGCCGGCTCGGCGGCACGCTCGCTCGCCTTGCCGTCGCGGCGCAGGCGCTCGCGGATCGACTGCCAGAAGCGGCGCGCGCGCGGCGTCTGCTCGGCGGCCGCGGAGGTGTCGAGGCCGACGGTCGCCGCGATGCCGCTCGCGACCTGCTGGGTGACACCGCTCTGCGCGAGGCTCGCCGCGACCGCGACCGCGTTGCGGATCGCGCGCGCATCCGACGAGCCGTGCGCCTTCACCGCGATGCCGTTCAGACCGAGCAGCAGCGCGCCGCCGGTCTCGCGGGCGTCGAGGTCGTGGCGCAGCGCCTCGATGTCGCGCTTGAGCAGCAGGTAGGCGAGCTTGCCGCGCAGGCTACGCTCGAAGGTCGAGCGCAGGCGCTCGCCGATCAGCTTGCCGAAGCCCTCGAGGCTCTTCAGCACCAGGTTGCCGACGAAGCCGTCGCAGACCACGACGTCGGTCGAGCCGCTGTTGATCTCGCGACCCTCGACGTAGCCGACGAAGTTGATCGGCAGCTGGCGCAGCATCGGCGCCGCGGCGCGCACGAGGCTGTTGCCCTTGCTGTCCTCGAGGCCGTTCGAGAGCAGCCCGATCCGCGGCGCCGGGATCTGGCGCACGGCGCGCGCGTACGCGTCGCCCATGACCGCGAACTGCGTCAGGTGGATCGGTCGGCAGTCGACGTTGGCGCCGGCGTCGAGCAGGATCGTGTGGCCGCGCGGCGACGGCACCAGCACCGCGATCGCGGGACGCTCGACGCCCGGCGTGCGTCCGAGCAGGTGCGCGCCGAGCACCATGCCGGCGCCGGTGTTGCCGGCGAACACGAACGCCGCCGCCTCGCCGTCGCGCAGCGCGGTCAGGCCGACCCACATCGAGGAGTCCGCCTTGCGCAGCGCGGACGTCGGCGCCTCGTCCATCGCGATCGTCTCGCTCGCGTGACGCACCTCGAGGTCGAGGTTCGTCGTGCGATGACGCTTCAGTTCCGGCTCGATGCGGGCGCGGTCGCCGACCAGCAGCACCGCGACGCCGAGCTCGCGCGCGGCCGCGACCGCGCCGTCGACCGTCGCTTGCGGGGCGAGGTCACCGCCCATCGCGTCGAGAGCGATCCGCATCGCTCAGCACCGCCCCCGTGCGCAGCGGGGCACGGTCATTCGCCGCGCGCTTCGATCACTTTCCTGCCGCGGTACACCCCGCAGCTCGGGCAGGCGCGATGCCGCAGCCGCGGCTCGCCGCACTGAGGGCACGCGATGAACGCGGGCGCCGACAGGGCGTGGTGCGAGCGCCGCTTGTTGCGCTTCGACACCGAGGTTCGTCTCTTCGGGACGGCCATTTCTCAGTTTCCTTTCGTCGCGGTGCGGCTCGGGTCGGCGACGGCCCGACGATCCGCGTGTCCGCGTCGTCTCGCTCGGCCACGCGCTCGCCGGCGCGCCGGACAGGTCTAGCTGCGGCGCCTCCGCATCGGGGCGCTCACGGTTCCGTCCGCACCCGCACGCGCGAAAGCACGGCGAAGCGGGGATCGGGCGACGCCGGGCTGCAGGTGCACGGGTCGGTGTTGCGAT includes these proteins:
- the fabD gene encoding ACP S-malonyltransferase is translated as MSAPALLFPGQGSQRVGMGEDLCREFAVARETFDEADAALGESLSKLCFEGPEDELTLTENAQPALLVTSIAITRVLASEGGIVPEVAAGHSLGEWSALVAMEAIALADAVRAVRARGRFMQEAVPPGVGAMAALLGADLEVASELCAGASTEGEMVVPANINGAGQIVVSGHATAVERLEKAAAARRVRAMRLKVSAPFHSPLMEPARERMAELLRDVPVKAPRGTVLANVDGEPYASAGDVRAKLCAQITAAVRWEDCARGVAARTDTGIEAGPGKVLCGLLRRIAPQFTCVPTDDVAGVRAALERVRA
- the plsX gene encoding phosphate acyltransferase PlsX, producing the protein MRIALDAMGGDLAPQATVDGAVAAARELGVAVLLVGDRARIEPELKRHRTTNLDLEVRHASETIAMDEAPTSALRKADSSMWVGLTALRDGEAAAFVFAGNTGAGMVLGAHLLGRTPGVERPAIAVLVPSPRGHTILLDAGANVDCRPIHLTQFAVMGDAYARAVRQIPAPRIGLLSNGLEDSKGNSLVRAAAPMLRQLPINFVGYVEGREINSGSTDVVVCDGFVGNLVLKSLEGFGKLIGERLRSTFERSLRGKLAYLLLKRDIEALRHDLDARETGGALLLGLNGIAVKAHGSSDARAIRNAVAVAASLAQSGVTQQVASGIAATVGLDTSAAAEQTPRARRFWQSIRERLRRDGKASERAAEPAAPPPPPPPAPPATAEPLRNEPAASPEPPQPAAVATSAPVVSPSAGDGASSASSAASTPSTASRETAASSSPEPETTPESADPRPSEASADEPADAPSRDTRDK
- the rpmF gene encoding 50S ribosomal protein L32, yielding MAVPKRRTSVSKRNKRRSHHALSAPAFIACPQCGEPRLRHRACPSCGVYRGRKVIEARGE